CACTCGTATTTGTCAATGACGCATTTATACGATTATCCGGTTATCGTCAGGAAGAACTTCTCGGCAGGAATTGTCGATTTCTTCAAGGGAAAGAAACGAAAAAAGAAACCATTCTTACGATTCAAGAGCTCCTGAAAGATGAAATTTCGGTCCATACAGAAATTCTGAACTATCGAAAAGATGGCATGCCTTTTTGGAACGAATTAGTCATTCAGCCGCTTCGAGATGATTTTGGACGTTTACTGTTTTATGTAGGCTTGCAATTAGACGTGACGCATCGTAAGCAAACCGAAAGCTTATTTCTAGTGCAGCAAGAGATGTACGAAGGAATTGAACGGGGCTATACGATCGCGAGTTTACTTCAGCGTGTCTGCAATGAAGCAGAAACGTTTTTTCAACATGGCACGATGTGTTCTATCCTGTCGTTAGATGAACAAGAACGAGTACATGTAGTGGCTGCCAAGTCTCTACCCACTGCATATAATCTCGCGTTGGAAAACCAAAAGATAGGTCCTAAAACTGGCTCATGTGGTACAGCGATGTATCGGAAAGAAGCTGTTATCGTAGACGATATCGAACAAGATCCATTGTGGGAAGATTACCGTGAACTCGCAAGGGCAAATGGATTACGGGCATGCTGGAGTACGCCGATTATTACGGGTGAAGGGAAAGTGCTTGGTTCATTTGCGACGTATTTTCCAATGACGGCTAAACCGAGAGAAGTGGATATCGACTTCATTAATCGGCTCGTCCCGCTCATTTCACTGGCGATTCTTTATTCACAAAACAAAGAAGAGACGTTACGTCTCGCTTACATAGACCCTACTACTGAGTTGCCAAATCATCATTTTTTTGTGAATGAATTGCAAGATCTCATGAACGAAAAAGAAGAAGGTTTTCTAGCGATCATTGAACCGGCGGAATTTGCCCATATTGTCGATGTATTTGGTCGCGATGCCGGGGATGAGCTGATGAAACAACTAGCGCTCCGCGTACAACGAAAATGTCGACGAGCGGATGATTTCCTCGCTAGATTTACGAATACATCGCTTATTCTTGCGGGATTGAACGATTTTGACGAAATTGAAGCCTATATATCACTTGTGTTCCAAACCACTCAAGATCCTTTTATGGTTGCGGATAGTGAAGTGTTTATTACGCTCAAAATAGGGGTCACGCCATTCAAAGGAAATGCGCTAGTAAAAGAAGAAATTATTCGATTAGCCGACATGGCATTATCCGACTCCAAGAAAAAATCAGGCAATTCCTTAAGCTTTTTTGCATTGGAACAAGATAGTGGAACGAAACGAGAAATGCTGCTAACAACGCTTCTTTCGCAAGCAATTTTACGAAATGAATTAGATGTTCATTTCCAACCGAAAGTATGGTTAGAAACCGGTGAAATATATGGATTTGAAGCGCTTTGTCGATGGAAATCGGTAGAATTAGGAGATGTTTCACCTGCGACATTCATTCCATTAGCCGAAGCGACTGGGAAGATACGATCGTTAGAGTTGCATGTATTGGACAAAGTAATCGCGTGGTTAAAGAAACGACAAGATAATCATCAAAAATTGTATCAAGTCGCCATTAATATATCGACAGACCATTTTTATCATCCACAATTTTTATCGGATATTATGCAGAGAATGACGGAATGTGCTATTGACCCAAAATGGATTCGCATCGAAATTACCGAAAGTATTGGAATGGTCGATTTTGACCATGCGATTCAATTGATTTCTGAGCTTCGGAAAGCTGGTTTTGAAACATCCATCGACGATTTTGGAATGGGATATTCAAGCCTAAGCTACTTACAGCAATTCCAAGTAGACGAACTGAAAATTGATCGAAGCTTTGTATTAGATAGTGCGAATGCTGGAACACTAGCCATTATACGTACCATCGTCCAACTAGCAGAAAATCTTCAGCTACAATCCATAGCAGAAGGCATTGAAACGGAAGAACAGTTGCAGACGTTACGGTCGATCAATTGCAAGCATGGACAAGGTTTTTATTTTTATAAACCAATGCCACTGTCAGAAATAGATGCTTTAGTAAACAAGGGACAACAGATGAACTCGCAACTTTCAATAGATTGATTCGTCTAGGCTATAAAATCTTAGAAATGATGTTTCCTGAACAACGTTATTTTACGTGTGCAATGTAACAAATTCATAACAATTATAAATAAACACGGTGGCGGACTAGCGCTTCCGTGTTTATTTGATATAATAGGTAGGGTTTATTTAACGGACGAAAAGGAGAGATTCGAATGGGAAAAGTATACGTTTTTGATCATCCATTGATCCAGCATAAGTTAACATATATTCGTGACGTGAAAACAGGTACGAAGGAATTTCGTGAGCTTGTGGACGAAGTCGCAACATTAATGGCATTTGAAATCACTCGCGACATGCCACTCGAAGATGTAAAAGTGGAAACGCCAGTAACAACTGCAAATGCAAAAATGCTCGCAGGGAAAAAACTTGGAATCGTTCCCATTTTACGTGCAGGAATTGGGATGGTAGATGGAATATTAAAGCTTATTCCAGCTGCAAAAGTTGGCCATATTGGATTATATCGGGATCCTGAAACGCTCCAGCCCGTCGAATACTATGTCAAGCTTCCTGCGGATGTGGAAGAACGTGACTTTATCGTCGTCGATCCAATGCTTGCAACAGGTGGATCAG
The Paenisporosarcina cavernae genome window above contains:
- a CDS encoding EAL domain-containing protein, which codes for MKSNISKEIQKELLFTWLKRLGEQYETSFVVTDPALPDNPLVFVNDAFIRLSGYRQEELLGRNCRFLQGKETKKETILTIQELLKDEISVHTEILNYRKDGMPFWNELVIQPLRDDFGRLLFYVGLQLDVTHRKQTESLFLVQQEMYEGIERGYTIASLLQRVCNEAETFFQHGTMCSILSLDEQERVHVVAAKSLPTAYNLALENQKIGPKTGSCGTAMYRKEAVIVDDIEQDPLWEDYRELARANGLRACWSTPIITGEGKVLGSFATYFPMTAKPREVDIDFINRLVPLISLAILYSQNKEETLRLAYIDPTTELPNHHFFVNELQDLMNEKEEGFLAIIEPAEFAHIVDVFGRDAGDELMKQLALRVQRKCRRADDFLARFTNTSLILAGLNDFDEIEAYISLVFQTTQDPFMVADSEVFITLKIGVTPFKGNALVKEEIIRLADMALSDSKKKSGNSLSFFALEQDSGTKREMLLTTLLSQAILRNELDVHFQPKVWLETGEIYGFEALCRWKSVELGDVSPATFIPLAEATGKIRSLELHVLDKVIAWLKKRQDNHQKLYQVAINISTDHFYHPQFLSDIMQRMTECAIDPKWIRIEITESIGMVDFDHAIQLISELRKAGFETSIDDFGMGYSSLSYLQQFQVDELKIDRSFVLDSANAGTLAIIRTIVQLAENLQLQSIAEGIETEEQLQTLRSINCKHGQGFYFYKPMPLSEIDALVNKGQQMNSQLSID
- the upp gene encoding uracil phosphoribosyltransferase, coding for MGKVYVFDHPLIQHKLTYIRDVKTGTKEFRELVDEVATLMAFEITRDMPLEDVKVETPVTTANAKMLAGKKLGIVPILRAGIGMVDGILKLIPAAKVGHIGLYRDPETLQPVEYYVKLPADVEERDFIVVDPMLATGGSAVEAINSLKKRGGKNIKFMCLIAAPEGVDALQAAHPDVDIYIAALDEKLNDHGYIVPGLGDAGDRLFGTK